From the Acidovorax sp. NCPPB 3576 genome, the window CGCCCCTGCTGCGCGCCGTGATCACCGAGCCCCTGCGCAAGAAACCCGGCCGCACCGAATACCAGCGCGGCATCGTCAGCACCGCACCGGATGGATCGCTGCAGGTGCGCACCACCGGCCACCAGGGCTCCGGGTTGCTCCATTCGATGGTTCAGGCCAATGGCCTCATCGTGCTGCCCCCGCTCCGAGGCCCGGTGGCGGCGGGAGAGACCGTGGACGTGATGGTGTTCGACGGCGCGTGGTGAAACGCCTGCCAGCCAGGTCCCACAGCCCCGCGGCGTATGCGCCGCATGCAGCGCCCGCACGCCGGAGCCTATGCTGGCCGGTGCCCCCCAATCGCTCCATTCGACAATCCGGCAGACGCCGAGCCCCCACAAGGAACCCATTGCCATGACCTATCACGCCAGCCACCTCGAACAGCCGCCCGCCCGCGACGATGTGGACCGCCTGCAGGGTGCGGCCGTGCTGGAGTTCGGAACACCCTGGTGCCCCCATTGCCAGGGGGCGCAGCCGTTCATCCAGGCCGTGCTGGAGGGCCAGGACGGCGTGGCCCACATCAAGGTCGAGGATGGCCCGGGCCAGCGCCTGGGCCGCAGCTTCGGCGTGAAGCTCTGGCCCACGCTGATCTTCCTGCGCGACGGCAAGGAGGTGGACCGCGTCGTTCGCCCGCAGGGGCCGGAGCCGCTGAGGACGGCGCTGCAGGCCATCGCTCCCGGGGCTTGATGTCCAAGCCCCAAGGCGGCGGCTTCAGCCTCGGCCCAGTGCCTTGTCCACGCCTTTGTTGGCCAGCGCATCGGCACGCTCGTTGCCCGGGTCGCCCGCATGGCCCTTCACCCAGCGCCAGTCGATCGCGTGGCCGCCCTGGGCCACCAGATCGTCCAGCCGCTTCCATAGTTCCACGTTCTTGACCGGCTGGCCGGCGGCGGTGCGCCAGCCCTTTTTCTTCCAGCCCTGGATCCACTCGGTGATGCCCTTGCGCACGTACTGGCTATCGAGGAACAGCGTCACCTGGCACGGCCGCTTGAGCGCGCCCAGGGCCTCGATCACTGCGAGCAGCTCCATGCGGTTGTTCGTGGTGTCCAACTCGCCCCCGAACAATTCCTTTTCCAGCGCGCCCGAACGCAGCACCACCCCCCAGCCGCCAGGGCCCGGATTGCCTTTGCAAGCCCCGTCGGTATAGATCACAACCTGATTCAAAAACGTTACTCCCGTCCATCCACATGAAAAGCCGGCCCGCCCTGGCGGGCCCTGCCGCGATTGGCCACCGGCACCGGCGCCGCAGCGCCCTTGGGCGAGCGGCGCCAGGGCGCGCCCAGCAGCCGCACGCCATGCACGCGCTTGACCGCCACCACCACATAGGCGGCCCCGAGTATCGGCCACCAGCGGGCGCCCAGGCCGTCCATCCAGTCGAAACGCTCCAGCCAGGGGGCGCTGCGCACCGCCGGCCGGTAGCAGCCGAAGCTGACCGACTCGACCTCGAAATTGAGCAGCCGCAGCCAGTCGCGCAGCCGCCAGTGGCCGATGAACTCGCCCACGTCCGGCAGATACAGCTGGCCGCCGGCGCCCAGGCGCTGGTACAGCCGCGCCCTCCGCTGGCGAAGGCCCCACAAGCTGACAGGGTTCAGCCCGCTGATGACCACCCGCCCCTCGGGCACCAGCACGCGCTGCACCTCCCGCAGCGCGGCATGGGGGTCGATGCTGAGCTCCAGCGCATGCGGCAGCAGCACCAGATCGAGGCTGTTTTCCGAAAAAGGCAAGGCCACCGGGTCGGCCAGCAAGGCCGGCTCCACCGGCTCGCCACTGCCCAGGGCGCCGGCGGCGTGCCAGCCGGCCGCCTCGTCGGTCCACAGCAGGGTGTCTTCGGCGCCCAGCGCCAGCCAGCGGTGGGGCATGCGGTTGGCGCGCAGCCCCTGCAAACCCGGCATTCCGAGCTGCAGGGCGTGGTAGCCGAACACGTCGGCCACCAGTTCGTCATAGCGTTCCTGCTCCCACGCCAGCAGGTAGCGGCCGGGGGAGGAGTCGAACCAGTGGTGCAAACCTATAATTTCATCGCTCATGAACTTGCTGCCGCTGCCCGCCTTTACCGACAACTACATCTGGATGCTGCACGACACGCAGGCTGCGGTCGTGGTCGATCCGGGAGAAGCGGGCCCGGTGTTGCAGGCACTGCAAACCCTGAACCTGCCATTGCAGGCGATTCTAGTCACGCACCACCACGCCGATCATGTCGGCGGCGTGCCGGCGCTGCGCGAGGCCACCGGCGCCCGTGTCTTCGGCCCTGCGCACGAAACCATGCCCGAGCCGATCACCCGCCTGGTGCAGGGCGATGCGGCCGAGGTGCTGGGCCTGCGCTTTCAGGTCTTCGATGTGCCCGGCCACACGGCAGGGCACATCGCCTATTACGCCCCCGACGTGAACGGCGCACCCGTGCTGTTCTGCGGGGACACGCTGTTTTCCGGCGGCTGCGGCCGGCTGTTCGAAGGCACGCCCGCACAAATGCAGGCGTCGCTCGATACCCTGGCCGCGCTACCGGGCGACACCCTCGTGTGTTGCGCGCATGAGTACACCCTGTCCAACCTGAAGTTCGCCCGGGCGGTCGAGCCTGGCAACGGCGCGTTGCGGCAATACACCCGCGACTGCGAGGCGCTGCGCCAGCAGGGCCAGCCCACGCTGCCGGCGCGCCTTGCGACCGAGCGCGACATCAACCCTTTCCTGCGCACACGGCAACCCACGGTGGCCCAGGCCGCCAAAGCCTACGATGCGCAGGTCGATCCCCAAGATGCAGTGGCCGTCATGGCGGCGCTGCGCCAATGGAAAAACGAGTTTCAATGAAAATTTTGCATATCCTGGGCCTGGCAAGCGTGGTCTGGCTCACCGGCTGCGCTACCCAAGGCACCCCGTCCGGAAACGCAGCGAACAAAGACGGCTCCGGCACCCCGGCCACCGACACGTCGCCCACCTCTTCGCACACGCCATCGATTCCGTCCGGGCCGCTGCAGCCGATCTCGGCGGTGCAGGCCAGCAATGGCGAGGTGGCATCGCTGTACGCACCCTCCGATCTGTGGGACCGCATCCGCCGCGGTTTCGCCATGCCCGACCTCGACCAGGACCTGGTGCGCGACCGCGAGCAGTGGTACGCCACGCGCCCCGACTACATGCAGCGCATGACCGAGCGCTCCAGCAAATACCTGTTCCACATCGTCGAAGAACTCGAACTGCGGGGCATGCCCACCGAGCTGGCCCTGCTGCCCTACATCGAGAGCGCCTTCAATCCGCAGGCCGTCTCCAGCGCCAAGGCCGCCGGCATGTGGCAGTTCATGCCGGCCACCGGCAGCGACTACCAGCTCAAGCAGAATGCCTTCCGCGACGACCGCCGCGACGTGCTGGCCTCCACCCGCGCCGCGCTGGACTACCTGCAGCGCCTGTATGGCATGTTCGGTGACTGGCACCTGGCGCTGGCCGCCTACAACTGGGGCGAAGGCAGCGTGAGCCGCGCCATCGCACGCAACCAGAAGCTGGGCCTGGGCACGAGCTACACCGAACTCACCATGCCGGCCGAAACCCGCATGTACGTACCCAAGCTGCAGGCGGTGAAGAACATCGTGGCCAATCCACAGGCGTTTCGCACCGAACTGCCGCTGATCGAAAACCACCCCTACTTCCAGACGGTGGACATCACGCACGACATCGATGTCTCGCTGGTGGCCAGTTTGGCCGGGGTGCGCGAAGAGGATTTCCGCGCGCTCAACCCCTCGCTGCACCGCCCCGTGATCCTGGCCGCGGGCATGCCGCAGATTCTGCTGCCCTGGGACAACGCCAAGGTCTTTTTGAAGAATCTGGAAGCCCATCGCG encodes:
- a CDS encoding thioredoxin family protein, which gives rise to MTYHASHLEQPPARDDVDRLQGAAVLEFGTPWCPHCQGAQPFIQAVLEGQDGVAHIKVEDGPGQRLGRSFGVKLWPTLIFLRDGKEVDRVVRPQGPEPLRTALQAIAPGA
- the rnhA gene encoding ribonuclease HI, with the protein product MNQVVIYTDGACKGNPGPGGWGVVLRSGALEKELFGGELDTTNNRMELLAVIEALGALKRPCQVTLFLDSQYVRKGITEWIQGWKKKGWRTAAGQPVKNVELWKRLDDLVAQGGHAIDWRWVKGHAGDPGNERADALANKGVDKALGRG
- a CDS encoding class I SAM-dependent methyltransferase; its protein translation is MSDEIIGLHHWFDSSPGRYLLAWEQERYDELVADVFGYHALQLGMPGLQGLRANRMPHRWLALGAEDTLLWTDEAAGWHAAGALGSGEPVEPALLADPVALPFSENSLDLVLLPHALELSIDPHAALREVQRVLVPEGRVVISGLNPVSLWGLRQRRARLYQRLGAGGQLYLPDVGEFIGHWRLRDWLRLLNFEVESVSFGCYRPAVRSAPWLERFDWMDGLGARWWPILGAAYVVVAVKRVHGVRLLGAPWRRSPKGAAAPVPVANRGRARQGGPAFHVDGRE
- the gloB gene encoding hydroxyacylglutathione hydrolase, whose amino-acid sequence is MNLLPLPAFTDNYIWMLHDTQAAVVVDPGEAGPVLQALQTLNLPLQAILVTHHHADHVGGVPALREATGARVFGPAHETMPEPITRLVQGDAAEVLGLRFQVFDVPGHTAGHIAYYAPDVNGAPVLFCGDTLFSGGCGRLFEGTPAQMQASLDTLAALPGDTLVCCAHEYTLSNLKFARAVEPGNGALRQYTRDCEALRQQGQPTLPARLATERDINPFLRTRQPTVAQAAKAYDAQVDPQDAVAVMAALRQWKNEFQ
- a CDS encoding transglycosylase SLT domain-containing protein, with product MKILHILGLASVVWLTGCATQGTPSGNAANKDGSGTPATDTSPTSSHTPSIPSGPLQPISAVQASNGEVASLYAPSDLWDRIRRGFAMPDLDQDLVRDREQWYATRPDYMQRMTERSSKYLFHIVEELELRGMPTELALLPYIESAFNPQAVSSAKAAGMWQFMPATGSDYQLKQNAFRDDRRDVLASTRAALDYLQRLYGMFGDWHLALAAYNWGEGSVSRAIARNQKLGLGTSYTELTMPAETRMYVPKLQAVKNIVANPQAFRTELPLIENHPYFQTVDITHDIDVSLVASLAGVREEDFRALNPSLHRPVILAAGMPQILLPWDNAKVFLKNLEAHREGQYASWTVWSVPTTMTVTAAAQRVGMSENDLRNVNRIPPRMMIKAGSALMVPRATTTRQDVSSQVADNGQVAFTPEIVTRRTTVRAGKRDSVASIASRYKVSAANVAEWNDVKAGAAFKAGQQVVMYLPVKLAATSSARPAIKQTSTRGAKSPAAPTRKGGTPSRKKR